In Sphingobacterium sp. SYP-B4668, the sequence TTGGCAGCTTTAATCTTAAAAATTTTGTTCAAGTCATCGAACAAATCTTGCATAACCAAATTTTCAAACTCTAGTTTCATCATTCCAGAGTCTATTTTCGAGATGTCTAAGATGTCATTGATGATGAGTAAGAGCGAGTGAGATGCATTATCCAACCGGCCTACCCAATCTTTCTGTTCAGGAGACAAGCTCGAACTGCGGAGCATCTGTGTGATTCCCATAATGCCGTTTATCGGTGTACGAATCTCATGACTCATATTGGCCAAGAATATCTCTTTTGATTTGCGAGCTTGCTCCGCCTCCTCTTTCGAACGAATCAAGGCTTGTTTTGAAAATTCCAGTTCTGCATTTTTTTCCTTTATTTGCTGCTGTGTAAAGACTTGCTGCATAAAGGACCTTACTTTAGCAATAGTAATCTCGGGGCTAAGCGGTTTGTACAAATAATCCACTGCACCGCTATTTAACCCTTGAATCAAATACTTGTCTTCCTTGGATATGGCAGTGACCATAATCGCGATGATATCTCGAGTTTTAGGATTGCCTTTCAAAATGGACACAAATTCGAATCCATTTATATCAGGCATCTGAACATCTATCAGTGCGATAGCGATGTCCTCTTTCCAACATAATCGTAGCGCCTCATTTGGATCCGTGCTGCTCAGGATGCTAATTCCCTCAATATCTTCCAATAATGCTTGGAGGCTTATGATATTTTCAATCTTATCATCTAAAATTAATAGATTTAATTTTTTCATGGAATTAATTCTTGATGTGTGGTTTGTTTAAAGTGAGGATATAGTCTAGGATACGGGCGCTGTCCAAAACTTGATCGTAGGCAGCTTGTCGAATTGCTGCTTCCGGCATTGTCGGAATCTCAGCTGTCTGCGGGTCTTGGACAATGCAAGTGCCTCCCATCTGTTTGATATAAGCCATGCCATCTGCCCCATCTTGATTGGCCCCAGAAAAAAGTATTCCGATTGTCCCTGTCAGGTATACATCTGCTGCCGATTCCATCGTCACGTCTATTGAAGGCCGGCAAAACTGTACAGGCTCGGATAGATCAAGTGAGAAGGTGTAATTGGGTTCAATCAGTAAATGATAACCAGGAGGTGCAAAATAAACTACGCCAGGCATTATATCTTCTTTCTCTTCAGCTGCTTTAACCGTAATTTCACATTTTGAACTTAAATTTTGTTCAATATGGGTTTCATACTTCGCATTTCGATGAAGTACTACCACAATGGGAATCGTCATATCGGAGGGCAGAGCCTTGATAATATCTACCAAAATGCCATAACTTCCTGCTGAACCGGCTAATATGATGATGCTTGATTTATCCATTCGTCCGTTATGCAATTTTTTGGTAAATATTGTGTTTTTTGTTCACCAGCTTGAACTTACTAGATACCGCATGCTGATGTAAGCTTTCTTTAGAACCTAAGCAAAGGAAGCCGAAAAGGCAGAGTGAGTCATGAAAAAGTTCAACAACCTTTTCCTGAAGGTTAGGATCGAAGTATATGAGTACATTACGACACGAAATTAATTGAAACTCATTGAATACACCATCCGATACCAGATTGTGAGAGGAAAAGAGTACATTTTTCTTCAATTCACTATGAATAGTTACGGCATCATACATTGCTGTGTAGTAATCCGAGAGCGAATTTGTGGTGCCACTTTTCAGAAAATTATCCGAATATTCTTTCACCTTTTGCAAAGAATAAATCCCCTTTTTTGCATGTTCGATAACATCACTATTGATGTCTGTTCCATAAATAAAAGAGCGATTATCCACTTTGCTCTCTTTTAACAAAATGGCCAAGGAATATACTTCTTCTCCGGTAGAGCATCCAGCGCTCCAAATCTTGATTCTTTGAAAAGAAGCTAAATACGGAATGACCTCCTCACGTAATGCCTTATAGAAAAGAGGATCTCTAAACATTTCGGTCACATTGACTGTCAGCTGGATGATGAAGTGATTGAAATAACCCGGTGTATTGACCAAAGAAGTCTTTAACGCAACAAGATCTAATTTGTCAAGATTCATCAACCTGGCAACCCTACGTTTTAAAGATGCCCTGGAATAGCCAGATAGATCCATCCCATTCACATTCTTTACAAACTCAATTAGCTCATCTAACTCTTCAAAGGATATCATATCGTTTATTAACTTAACCAAACACGCATTAATGAGATAAGCTTATCCAAATCTATCGGTTTGCTTATATAATCATTTGCTCCTATCTGAATTGTTTTTTCACGATCCCCCTTCATCGCTTTTGCGGTTACCGCTATAACAGGGAGATTCGCGAACTTTTTATTTTGACGAATTTTTTCAATGGCTTCAAAACCATCCATTTCAGGCATCATGATATCCATCAATACAAGGTCGAAATCGTTACCCTTTTCCAATAATTGAATAGCCTCTAAGCCATTATTGGCAACTTCTATCTGCATATTGTATGCTTCGAATGCCGTACTTAGCGCAAATACATTGCGCATATCATCATCCGCTATCAATACTTTTTTGCCCGCTAATGCTTTTTCAAGTATTACTTCGCCCTTTGTATTGGTGGGGCGTTTGCCTTGTTCTTTAATATCCTCTAGTCTGTTGAGAAATAGGTTGACTTCATCGATAAGTCTAGTATTGGATTTGCCCGATTTCAATACCATTGCTTGCGTATGGCGTAGAATTCGTTCCGTGCTTTCAGCAGGTATTTCCATCGCTGTATTGATGATGATGGGCGTATTTTGATACAGGGGTATAGCTTTGATTTCATCCAACAGTTCAAGACCCGACCTGTCAGGTAGGTTGATATCTAGGATAATACAGTCATATACTTTTTGCATGGAGAGGATTTCCATTGCTTCTTTTGCATTGAACGCTTGATCCACTACCGTGTTACCCTCATTTAGCGAAGATTTGATGAAATCACTTTGTAACGCATGATCCTCTATTATGAGTACTCTTTTTAAAGGTGTAGAGATTAGAGATTTTATAG encodes:
- a CDS encoding CheR family methyltransferase, coding for MISFEELDELIEFVKNVNGMDLSGYSRASLKRRVARLMNLDKLDLVALKTSLVNTPGYFNHFIIQLTVNVTEMFRDPLFYKALREEVIPYLASFQRIKIWSAGCSTGEEVYSLAILLKESKVDNRSFIYGTDINSDVIEHAKKGIYSLQKVKEYSDNFLKSGTTNSLSDYYTAMYDAVTIHSELKKNVLFSSHNLVSDGVFNEFQLISCRNVLIYFDPNLQEKVVELFHDSLCLFGFLCLGSKESLHQHAVSSKFKLVNKKHNIYQKIA
- a CDS encoding chemotaxis protein CheB, which produces MDKSSIIILAGSAGSYGILVDIIKALPSDMTIPIVVVLHRNAKYETHIEQNLSSKCEITVKAAEEKEDIMPGVVYFAPPGYHLLIEPNYTFSLDLSEPVQFCRPSIDVTMESAADVYLTGTIGILFSGANQDGADGMAYIKQMGGTCIVQDPQTAEIPTMPEAAIRQAAYDQVLDSARILDYILTLNKPHIKN